The Selenomonadales bacterium genomic sequence TCACGTTGCTGCATTTGGTGGAGTTTGCTGTAGATACCGCCTTTTTCGAGCAGCTCGTCATGGGTACCGCGTTCAACGATCTCGCCGCGTTCCATGACGATGATGACATCGGCGCGAACGATCGTCGACAAACGATGGGCGATGACGAAGCTTGTTCTGCCGACAAGGAGTTTGTCGAGCGCTTCTTGTACGATCTTTTCGCTTTCGGTATCGAGCGCGCTCGTCGCTTCATCTAGGATAAGGATCTGCGGGTCTTTGAGTATCGCGCGTGCAATGGCGATACGTTGACGCTGACCGCCCGAGAGGAGCGCACCACGTTCACCGATCTGCGTTTCATATCCATCAGGCATCTGCGAGATGAATTCATGCGCATTGGCAGCTTTTGCCGCGGCAATGATCTCATCTTTTGTCGCATCGAGGTTGCCGTAACGGATGTTTTCGTATACCGTACCGTTAAAGAGCACCGTTTCCTGCGGTACGATACCGATCTGTTCACGGAGCGATTGCTGCGTGACCGAGCGGATATCATATCCGTCTATTTCGATAGAGCCCGATTGAATATCGTAGAAACGAGGGATCAGGTTGGCGATGGTCGATTTACCGCTGCCGCTGGCACCGACGATGGCGATCATCTGGCCGGGCTGTGCTTCCATCGAGATACCTTTGATCGCAAGCTCGCCTTCTACATACGAGAATTTTACATCAGTAAGTTTTACATTGCCTTTGACAATCGGCATTTTTTTCGCATCGGGCGCGTCGGTGATCTCTTCTTCCGTATCAAGTACGGCGAATACACGTTCCGCCGCCGCGATAGCTTTTTGGATATTGCCGTATACACGGCTCAATCGTTTGATCGGGTTCGACAAATTGACTGCATATACGAGGAATGCGATGAGCGCACCTGCCGTCAAGTTGCCGTCAATAACTACCATACCGCCATACCACAGAATGAGCGTGACACTGATCGCCGCCAAGAATTCAACGACCGGAGCAAGCATCGCCATCAGTTTCGCATTTTTCATCTGCGCAATAAAGTTGG encodes the following:
- a CDS encoding ABC transporter ATP-binding protein; amino-acid sequence: GANLYVPWLIKGVIDQVLADKDMMMLNLIAVSIVVAFFLRGVFLYGQHYLMSYIAQKVIIDVRDSIYRKLQKLPISYFEKRQTGTVMSYVTNDVAAMQAGLADHVIDMITESVILIGSFAMMCWLHWKLTLLTLIIVPLVGYTMNIFGRKLKQTSFTMQERVADITSLLQEALSAIRVIRSFVREDHEIERFGKQNQANFIAQMKNAKLMAMLAPVVEFLAAISVTLILWYGGMVVIDGNLTAGALIAFLVYAVNLSNPIKRLSRVYGNIQKAIAAAERVFAVLDTEEEITDAPDAKKMPIVKGNVKLTDVKFSYVEGELAIKGISMEAQPGQMIAIVGASGSGKSTIANLIPRFYDIQSGSIEIDGYDIRSVTQQSLREQIGIVPQETVLFNGTVYENIRYGNLDATKDEIIAAAKAANAHEFISQMPDGYETQIGERGALLSGGQRQRIAIARAILKDPQILILDEATSALDTESEKIVQEALDKLLVGRTSFVIAHRLSTIVRADVIIVMERGEIVERGTHDELLEKGGIYSKLHQMQQRDKQEEN